In Nocardia asteroides, a single genomic region encodes these proteins:
- a CDS encoding anti-sigma factor family protein has translation MTDIVDDYTTWDAPYVLGSLTRAERLEFEEHLEGCSRCRDAVAELAGMPGLLGLIGAETALELGSAPEPESPEAPADLLPRLAAASERQRRRSRWVSAGAALAAAAAAVAIAVPVVTAVTADSDPVSTEQVFAERSMEPLRASPVSADFRLLAEGDRTRIEMTCSYAPGDARYTWEFGLVATGVDGTRWNLGQWPAGPGDVVTLERTVPTTPERIRSVEITSAATGDTVLLGTV, from the coding sequence ATGACCGACATCGTCGACGACTACACGACGTGGGACGCGCCGTATGTGCTCGGGTCGCTCACCCGGGCGGAACGGCTGGAGTTCGAGGAGCACCTGGAGGGGTGCTCGCGGTGCCGGGATGCCGTCGCCGAGCTGGCCGGGATGCCGGGGTTGCTCGGGCTGATCGGTGCCGAGACCGCGCTGGAACTCGGCTCCGCGCCGGAACCCGAATCTCCCGAGGCCCCTGCCGACCTGCTCCCCCGGCTCGCCGCCGCGAGCGAACGGCAGCGCCGCCGCTCCCGCTGGGTCTCGGCGGGCGCCGCGCTCGCCGCCGCCGCCGCTGCCGTCGCCATCGCGGTCCCGGTGGTCACCGCGGTGACCGCTGACTCGGACCCGGTGAGCACCGAGCAGGTCTTCGCGGAGCGGTCGATGGAGCCGTTGCGGGCGAGTCCGGTCTCGGCCGACTTCCGGCTGCTGGCCGAGGGTGATCGCACCCGGATCGAGATGACCTGCAGTTACGCGCCCGGCGATGCTCGCTACACCTGGGAGTTCGGGCTGGTCGCCACCGGCGTGGACGGCACCCGATGGAATCTCGGGCAGTGGCCTGCGGGGCCGGGGGATGTGGTGACGCTGGAACGCACCGTCCCCACCACCCCGGAGCGCATCCGCAGTGTCGAGATCACCTCCGCCGCCACCGGCGACACGGTGCTCCTCGGCACGGTCTGA
- a CDS encoding trypco2 family protein yields MEIELSKAVVGLRDELLAASAAGAGSALPFVVGPIELSFEVELRADTKAKAGFKAWVLTGEVEAGTGRTRRHRVSVTLTPQAPGGGDILVGSEAAAAGEDGPGDLSGRIPD; encoded by the coding sequence GTGGAGATCGAGTTGAGCAAGGCCGTGGTCGGGCTGCGCGATGAGCTGCTGGCGGCATCGGCTGCTGGTGCGGGTTCGGCGTTGCCGTTCGTGGTGGGTCCGATCGAGTTGTCGTTCGAGGTCGAGCTGCGCGCGGATACCAAGGCCAAGGCGGGGTTCAAGGCGTGGGTGCTCACCGGCGAGGTCGAGGCCGGTACCGGGCGCACCCGCCGCCACCGGGTGAGCGTGACCCTGACCCCGCAAGCACCCGGCGGCGGGGACATCCTGGTCGGCAGCGAGGCCGCCGCCGCGGGCGAGGACGGCCCCGGCGACCTGTCCGGGCGCATCCCGGACTAG
- a CDS encoding pentapeptide repeat-containing protein, producing MTRNDGLSTLLSGKQGWAIAGGQRWIGPGDWVVRLGVAQNRAMFGWVSAIGAKEWKPAAADAREVIGKRRAALGRRVSRVRLLPAVLAALLAGLVVAFGAYGVLRAITPVDVTKTAAEIDVTRVALTVVAGVGGVVALVIAYRRQRDLEQSRFVERFGAAASQLGATDVAVRIAGVYAMAGVADETEGSRRQQCIDVLCGYLRLPYDPDHGASGRTELTTTRPRIEYEPARGTIEERVTYRQNDREVRATIVHVIADHLRPEAEYSWSDRNFDFRNAHLENADFDRATFRGTARFTGATFSGPTAFKDTTFCGDAWFEHTTFSGDAVFLKASFSAETEFEGATFSGNTFFSDAILSHPSGFAYTVFSGAITRFDRTRFAHNTMFRNATFSSDTEFRGTTFTHLTDFVGVTFAGAATRFEDVDFGDLWVSFDEPMRWGPPAPTFDWDSDLSRKPGNVEPQGWPPVASPAP from the coding sequence ATGACTCGGAACGATGGCCTCTCAACTCTTTTATCCGGTAAGCAAGGTTGGGCGATAGCGGGCGGTCAGCGGTGGATCGGCCCTGGTGACTGGGTGGTACGGCTTGGTGTCGCGCAGAATCGGGCGATGTTCGGGTGGGTTAGCGCCATCGGCGCAAAGGAGTGGAAGCCGGCCGCTGCGGATGCGCGGGAGGTGATCGGTAAGCGGCGGGCAGCGCTCGGGCGCCGCGTGTCCCGGGTCCGGCTGCTACCCGCGGTGCTGGCCGCGCTTCTCGCCGGGCTGGTGGTCGCCTTCGGCGCCTACGGCGTCCTGCGCGCGATCACCCCGGTCGACGTGACCAAGACCGCCGCGGAGATCGACGTCACCCGGGTCGCGCTCACCGTCGTGGCCGGGGTCGGCGGGGTCGTCGCGCTGGTGATCGCCTACCGCCGCCAGCGCGACCTCGAACAGTCGCGGTTCGTCGAGCGCTTCGGCGCCGCCGCCTCCCAGCTCGGCGCCACCGACGTCGCGGTCCGCATCGCCGGGGTCTACGCCATGGCCGGCGTCGCCGACGAAACCGAAGGCTCCCGCCGCCAGCAATGCATCGACGTCCTCTGCGGCTACCTGCGCCTGCCCTATGACCCCGACCACGGCGCCAGCGGCCGCACCGAGCTCACCACCACCCGCCCCCGCATCGAGTACGAACCCGCCCGCGGCACGATCGAGGAGCGCGTCACCTACCGGCAGAACGACCGCGAAGTCCGCGCCACCATCGTCCACGTCATCGCCGACCACCTCCGCCCAGAAGCCGAATACAGCTGGTCCGACCGCAACTTCGACTTCCGCAACGCCCACCTCGAAAACGCCGACTTCGACCGCGCAACGTTCCGCGGCACCGCCCGCTTCACCGGCGCGACCTTCTCCGGACCCACCGCCTTCAAGGACACCACGTTCTGCGGTGACGCCTGGTTCGAGCACACGACGTTCTCCGGTGACGCCGTGTTCCTGAAAGCGAGCTTCTCCGCCGAGACCGAGTTCGAGGGTGCGACGTTCTCCGGCAACACCTTCTTCTCGGACGCGATCCTGTCCCACCCCTCCGGATTCGCGTACACCGTGTTCTCCGGCGCCATCACCCGGTTCGATCGCACGAGGTTCGCGCACAACACCATGTTCAGGAACGCGACCTTCTCCAGCGACACCGAGTTCAGGGGCACGACGTTCACCCACCTCACCGACTTCGTCGGCGTCACGTTCGCCGGCGCCGCCACCCGATTCGAGGACGTGGACTTCGGTGACCTCTGGGTCTCGTTCGATGAGCCGATGCGATGGGGGCCGCCGGCGCCGACGTTCGATTGGGACAGCGACCTCAGCCGCAAGCCAGGCAATGTCGAACCGCAGGGTTGGCCACCCGTCGCGTCACCAGCCCCGTAG
- a CDS encoding tetratricopeptide repeat protein, whose product MQRERVFRVTGAAAGSGYLIAARLVLTSAHVVGDKAKVSMFRPGFGGRYTGTVVWRGSPGGRDDAALVLLDDPTWTPEPARPVVWGRLVTDRPRTDCQTWGLPDFAQREGAAAEGAQHTGWINPGSGTATNHHVVELTESPPTAASGSSPWQGISGAAVFCEGLLAGVVAADPEHREHAALKAVPAYVLLADPQFRAAVEKHAGAAGLRWEPVELAGLMDQQSPLRFSPVMGSPAGLLQARRAVVPFRPGREQLLDELHAWASEPGVGVRLLHGPGGQGKTRLAHYFGEQLAGARWSVLWLDPAHTDPGRLQGLGQVRTPLLVIVDYAESRPDQLPVLFDAVATAAAVPGRKVKVVLLARTSGDWWTDIAAGSAGAEEITELARATTLAALDATATGREATYRAAVAAFAAVLPALAQTGAHDWQDAAARVLDSPPRDPGAGTTVLGVQMQALADLLDTDAHLDSTHAGRTLEDRVLIHERRYWRHTMAGAGLAEVGVAVLEDTVAATAVLGPTTPADLDAVIATVPELSGQPLLGRKVRGWLTSLYPGQTDTAFGGLAPDRLAEYLVGRTILDPGRTIIDTLATTITDPDRAEYLLTVCTRAAAHPALAAAGEHLTRWCAQNPATLLPAAIAVATRVEKPEPLTTALDHTIPTTSTETLQNLHDLIPEQTQALAPTAATLLQTVVDRLRHTEDLDASNLAGNLNNLAIRLGALGRPEDALTASEDAVRLWQALADQRPDIYQPALAMSLNTLANRLGALGRPEDALTASEDATQLWQALADQRPDTHQPALAMSLNNLAGRLGELGRPEDALTASEEAVRIRQALADQRPNTHQPALAMSLNNLAVQLAELGRPEDALTAIEEAVRLYRALADQRPNTHQPDLAMSLNNLAVQLAELGRPEDALTAIEEAVRLYRALADQRPEVYQAALSQSRRVAAWLSGEESGDIW is encoded by the coding sequence GTGCAGCGTGAGCGGGTGTTCCGGGTCACCGGCGCGGCGGCCGGGTCGGGGTATCTGATCGCTGCGCGGCTGGTGCTGACCTCGGCCCACGTCGTCGGCGACAAGGCCAAGGTGTCGATGTTTCGGCCCGGATTCGGCGGCCGCTACACCGGCACGGTGGTGTGGCGGGGCAGCCCCGGCGGGCGTGATGATGCCGCGCTGGTCCTGCTCGACGACCCCACCTGGACGCCGGAGCCGGCCCGCCCGGTGGTGTGGGGCCGGCTCGTCACCGACCGACCGAGGACGGACTGCCAGACGTGGGGGCTGCCGGACTTCGCCCAGCGCGAGGGCGCCGCGGCGGAGGGCGCGCAGCACACCGGGTGGATCAACCCGGGCAGCGGCACCGCGACCAACCATCACGTCGTCGAGCTCACCGAGTCCCCACCCACCGCCGCCTCGGGCAGCTCGCCGTGGCAGGGGATCTCCGGGGCCGCGGTGTTCTGCGAAGGGCTGCTGGCCGGGGTGGTCGCCGCGGACCCCGAACACCGCGAGCATGCCGCGCTGAAGGCGGTGCCGGCTTACGTGCTGCTGGCCGACCCGCAGTTCCGGGCCGCGGTCGAGAAGCATGCCGGGGCGGCGGGGTTGCGGTGGGAGCCGGTCGAGCTGGCCGGGTTGATGGATCAGCAGTCGCCGTTGCGGTTCTCGCCGGTGATGGGTTCGCCGGCGGGTCTGCTGCAGGCCCGCCGTGCGGTGGTGCCGTTCCGGCCCGGCCGCGAGCAACTGCTCGACGAACTCCACGCGTGGGCGAGCGAGCCCGGGGTCGGGGTACGGCTGCTGCACGGTCCGGGCGGGCAGGGCAAGACCCGGCTGGCGCACTACTTCGGTGAACAGCTCGCCGGGGCGCGGTGGTCGGTGCTGTGGCTCGACCCCGCTCATACCGATCCTGGCCGGTTACAGGGCCTCGGACAGGTGCGCACCCCGCTGCTGGTGATCGTCGACTACGCCGAGTCCCGCCCCGACCAGCTCCCCGTCCTGTTCGACGCCGTGGCCACAGCGGCGGCGGTGCCGGGCCGGAAGGTCAAGGTGGTGTTGCTGGCCCGCACGAGTGGGGACTGGTGGACCGACATCGCCGCGGGCAGCGCCGGCGCGGAGGAGATCACCGAGCTGGCCCGCGCCACCACCCTGGCCGCCCTGGACGCCACCGCGACCGGCCGCGAGGCCACCTACCGGGCCGCGGTCGCGGCCTTCGCCGCCGTCCTGCCCGCTCTGGCGCAGACCGGCGCCCACGACTGGCAGGACGCGGCTGCCCGGGTGCTGGATTCCCCGCCGCGTGATCCCGGGGCGGGGACCACCGTGCTGGGGGTGCAGATGCAGGCCTTGGCCGACCTGCTCGACACCGACGCTCACCTCGACTCCACCCACGCCGGCCGCACCCTGGAAGATCGGGTCCTGATCCACGAGCGCCGCTACTGGCGACACACCATGGCCGGCGCCGGGTTGGCCGAGGTGGGGGTGGCGGTGCTCGAAGACACCGTCGCGGCCACCGCCGTGCTCGGCCCTACCACCCCCGCCGACCTCGACGCGGTGATCGCGACCGTGCCGGAGCTGTCCGGCCAGCCTCTGCTGGGGCGGAAGGTGCGGGGCTGGCTGACCAGTCTCTACCCCGGCCAGACCGACACCGCCTTCGGTGGTCTCGCACCGGACCGCCTCGCCGAGTACCTCGTCGGCCGAACCATCCTCGATCCCGGCCGCACCATCATCGACACCCTCGCCACCACCATCACCGACCCCGACCGGGCCGAGTACCTGCTCACCGTGTGCACCCGCGCCGCCGCCCACCCCGCACTGGCCGCGGCAGGCGAGCACCTCACCCGCTGGTGCGCCCAGAACCCCGCCACCCTGCTGCCCGCCGCGATCGCCGTCGCCACCCGCGTCGAGAAACCCGAGCCCCTCACCACCGCCCTCGACCACACCATCCCCACCACCAGCACCGAAACACTCCAGAACCTGCACGACCTCATCCCGGAACAGACCCAAGCTCTCGCCCCCACCGCGGCCACACTGCTGCAAACCGTGGTAGACCGGCTCCGCCACACCGAGGACCTCGACGCATCGAACCTCGCCGGGAACCTGAACAACCTCGCGATCCGGCTCGGAGCGCTCGGCCGGCCCGAGGACGCCCTGACAGCGAGCGAAGACGCCGTCCGGCTCTGGCAGGCGCTGGCCGACCAGCGCCCCGACATCTACCAGCCCGCCCTCGCCATGAGCCTGAACACCCTAGCGAACCGGCTCGGAGCGCTCGGCCGGCCCGAGGACGCCCTGACAGCGAGCGAAGACGCCACCCAGCTCTGGCAGGCGCTGGCCGACCAGCGCCCCGACACCCACCAGCCCGCCCTCGCCATGAGCCTGAACAACCTCGCGGGCCGGCTCGGCGAGCTGGGCCGGCCCGAGGACGCGCTGACCGCGAGCGAGGAAGCCGTCCGGATCCGGCAGGCGCTGGCCGACCAGCGCCCCAACACCCACCAACCCGCCCTCGCCATGAGCCTGAACAACCTCGCGGTCCAGCTCGCCGAGCTGGGCCGGCCCGAGGACGCCCTGACAGCGATCGAGGAAGCCGTCCGGCTCTACCGGGCGCTGGCCGACCAGCGCCCCAACACCCACCAGCCCGACCTCGCCATGAGCCTGAACAACCTAGCGGTCCAGCTCGCCGAGCTGGGCCGGCCCGAGGACGCCCTGACAGCGATCGAGGAAGCCGTCCGGCTCTACCGGGCGCTGGCCGACCAGCGCCCGGAGGTGTATCAGGCCGCGTTGAGCCAGTCTCGACGGGTAGCTGCCTGGCTTTCCGGCGAAGAGTCGGGTGACATCTGGTAA